The genomic interval GTGGCTCTCGCTCGAGTTGGGGGGCACGTCGCTCGAGTGGCGGGGGCTTTCGCTCGAGTGCGGGGCGGGTCGCCTGACCGCAGCACTCTCACAAAGCCCCAAACCTTCCAAAAATTATTGCCGCTCATACCAAAGCTGCATTGGATTTTTCCGATCAGTTTGTAATGACACTTGCTCCATCAAAATGGATCGGTCAGCGTCGGATTTATTCATTTCTTTATAGATTTTTTCCCATTCATCCATTCCTACGCTGGTCATTTCTTCAATGGAGTTATAATAATAAACATTATCAATCCCCGCTGCATATATGGCTGTCAGACACATGGAACAAGGTTCGCCGCTTGTATACATAATGTACCCGGAAAAATCATTCGTCTGCAATTGGTCCTGTGCCTTCCGAATCGCCAAAATCTCCGCATGACCCGTTACATCATATGTTTTTTGTTCTCCCGCTGCTGCTTCTGAGACAGCTTTCCCGTCTTTAACAAGCACTGCGCCAAACGGGATGCGACCTTCGCGAACATTTTCCTCCGCCAGTTCGACTGCTCTATCCATGAATTGATCCATATTCATCCTTCCTTTCATTATTCTATTTTTACTTTATCCCATTTTATACAAATATTCCATTTATCATTCCCCCGCTAGTAAATGCGTGTCGCTCGAGTTGAGCCGCCTGTCGATCGAGT from Lentibacillus cibarius carries:
- a CDS encoding nucleoside deaminase, giving the protein MDQFMDRAVELAEENVREGRIPFGAVLVKDGKAVSEAAAGEQKTYDVTGHAEILAIRKAQDQLQTNDFSGYIMYTSGEPCSMCLTAIYAAGIDNVYYYNSIEEMTSVGMDEWEKIYKEMNKSDADRSILMEQVSLQTDRKNPMQLWYERQ